A stretch of the Snodgrassella alvi genome encodes the following:
- a CDS encoding MAPEG family protein yields the protein MTLAYWCIFIAMLLPWITAFYARKIGGFIADDNHRPRAFLARAYDKAARADAAQQNGYEIFAPFAAAVIIAHATGKAAQITINYWSVLFILSRLGYLYCYIKDKPFARSCIWGVGVVCIISLYIASI from the coding sequence ATGACCCTTGCCTACTGGTGTATTTTTATAGCCATGCTACTGCCATGGATTACCGCCTTTTATGCAAGAAAAATCGGTGGTTTCATCGCCGACGACAATCATCGACCGCGCGCATTTCTGGCTAGAGCGTATGACAAAGCTGCTCGCGCCGATGCAGCGCAACAGAATGGTTACGAAATTTTTGCCCCCTTTGCCGCTGCGGTTATCATAGCTCATGCCACTGGCAAGGCTGCCCAGATCACTATTAATTACTGGAGCGTTCTATTCATACTCAGCCGGCTAGGTTACCTATATTGCTACATCAAAGATAAACCCTTTGCCCGCTCCTGCATTTGGGGTGTAGGCGTCGTGTGCATCATCTCCTTATATATCGCTTCCATCTAA
- a CDS encoding membrane-bound PQQ-dependent dehydrogenase, glucose/quinate/shikimate family: MSGSSGGCWRCLPRWLLVLILLASGLALGYGGIVLLMQGGSMYYLLAGIAYLVLAVLVAKRKSCMALVSLLIFVATFIWALVDAPELTFWPLLSRLVVPALLLMMTFWSGSGYSGVSTGARRFYNWGGAVIFLALLATLIAAYFPHGEIRNQVAISENAAAAQVSARNPADWAFFGRNQHGTRFAPYTQINPDNVRNLQVAWTFHTGRRTSGKAIGVDENTPLQIGDKLYSCTPENLVSAIDADTGKLIWRFDPKARTAEHVTCRGVGYYDMDKDESLTTAEKAAYTEPVCRRRIVVSTVDARLFTLDADKGTLCPGFGNKGYVDLKTYMGPTENSKRYHPTSVPVMMGHLTVVGGWVRDIVHGEPSGAVRAFDVRDGKLVWTWDIGKPDGLAKPGQNYTLETPNVWTIPTYDKELNQVYLPTGNGPPDYWGGDRNHIKEKFGAAVVALDASTGKLRWVRQLIHHDVWDYDLPSQPVLYDVTNDKGQKVPALIQTTKTGQIFVIDRRNGEFVTKVVERPVPTAPAAEGERLATTQPDSVGMPSIGNETLTEQRMWGITPFDQLYCRILFKKSVYKGRFTPPGAQPYIEWPSLLGGMNWGGISIDESRNLMFVNDMRMALRMQLVTREQAKQYKVSTDEVPGFMGTIRPQVAGIYGGVKIDILQSPLGVPCQQPPFGTMSAIDLTTKQLVWQVPLGTVQDTGPLGIKTHQQMPIGMPTLGGPTATASGLVFFAGTQDYYLRALDAKTGKEVWKARLPVGSVAAPLIYVSPKTGKEYVVISAGGTSHATDVGDYVIAYALPDKK, translated from the coding sequence ATGTCTGGTTCTTCAGGTGGTTGCTGGCGTTGTTTACCTCGCTGGCTGCTGGTATTGATTTTACTGGCAAGTGGTCTGGCGCTGGGCTATGGCGGGATTGTGCTGCTGATGCAGGGCGGATCCATGTATTATCTGCTGGCCGGTATTGCTTATCTGGTGCTGGCGGTGCTGGTAGCTAAGCGTAAGTCTTGTATGGCTTTAGTTTCACTGCTGATTTTTGTGGCAACGTTTATCTGGGCATTGGTTGATGCGCCGGAGCTGACTTTCTGGCCGCTATTGTCGCGACTGGTGGTGCCGGCTCTGCTGCTGATGATGACTTTCTGGTCAGGCAGTGGTTATTCTGGTGTTTCGACTGGGGCGCGCCGTTTCTACAATTGGGGCGGAGCAGTTATTTTCCTAGCGTTGCTGGCTACGCTGATTGCGGCATATTTTCCTCATGGTGAGATTCGTAATCAGGTCGCCATTAGCGAGAATGCAGCTGCTGCTCAGGTAAGTGCGCGTAATCCAGCTGATTGGGCATTTTTTGGCCGTAATCAGCATGGGACACGTTTTGCGCCTTATACCCAAATTAATCCGGATAATGTACGTAATCTACAGGTGGCATGGACGTTCCATACCGGCCGCCGTACCAGTGGCAAGGCAATTGGTGTGGATGAAAATACGCCGTTGCAGATTGGTGACAAGCTGTATTCGTGTACGCCGGAAAATCTGGTTTCGGCCATTGATGCGGATACGGGTAAGCTGATCTGGCGCTTTGACCCGAAAGCGCGTACAGCCGAACATGTGACCTGTCGCGGTGTTGGCTATTATGATATGGATAAGGACGAAAGTCTGACTACAGCAGAGAAAGCAGCCTATACTGAGCCTGTATGCCGCCGCCGTATTGTGGTTTCTACTGTTGATGCGCGTTTATTTACGCTGGATGCGGATAAAGGAACGTTGTGCCCAGGTTTCGGTAATAAAGGCTATGTGGACCTGAAAACGTATATGGGGCCGACTGAAAACAGTAAGCGCTATCACCCAACTTCGGTACCGGTAATGATGGGGCATCTGACGGTGGTTGGCGGCTGGGTACGTGATATCGTGCATGGTGAGCCTTCCGGTGCGGTGCGTGCGTTTGATGTGCGTGACGGTAAGCTGGTGTGGACTTGGGATATCGGTAAACCGGATGGTTTAGCTAAACCTGGTCAGAACTATACTTTAGAAACGCCAAATGTATGGACTATTCCTACTTATGATAAGGAACTGAATCAAGTTTACTTACCAACTGGTAATGGCCCTCCGGATTACTGGGGCGGTGACCGCAATCACATTAAAGAAAAATTCGGTGCGGCTGTGGTGGCTCTAGATGCCAGCACGGGTAAGCTGCGCTGGGTGCGACAGCTGATTCACCATGATGTGTGGGACTATGATCTGCCTTCTCAGCCGGTGTTGTATGATGTGACTAATGATAAAGGACAGAAAGTTCCTGCTCTGATTCAGACTACTAAGACCGGTCAGATTTTTGTGATTGACCGTCGCAATGGTGAGTTTGTGACTAAGGTAGTGGAACGGCCTGTACCGACTGCTCCGGCTGCAGAAGGTGAGCGTCTGGCGACTACGCAGCCGGATTCGGTAGGTATGCCGAGTATCGGAAATGAAACGCTGACTGAGCAACGGATGTGGGGTATTACGCCGTTTGACCAGCTGTATTGCCGTATTTTGTTTAAGAAATCGGTATACAAAGGCCGTTTCACGCCACCGGGTGCGCAACCCTATATTGAATGGCCTAGTCTATTGGGTGGTATGAACTGGGGCGGTATTTCGATTGATGAATCGCGCAATCTAATGTTTGTTAATGATATGCGCATGGCGCTGCGTATGCAGTTGGTCACCCGTGAGCAGGCTAAGCAGTATAAGGTATCCACTGATGAAGTACCTGGCTTTATGGGTACAATCCGGCCGCAGGTGGCAGGTATTTATGGTGGGGTGAAGATTGATATTCTGCAGTCTCCACTGGGTGTGCCGTGTCAGCAGCCTCCGTTCGGTACAATGAGTGCTATTGATTTAACCACTAAGCAGCTGGTATGGCAGGTACCTTTGGGTACGGTGCAGGATACTGGTCCGCTGGGTATTAAGACGCATCAGCAAATGCCGATTGGTATGCCTACTTTGGGCGGTCCTACGGCTACAGCTTCTGGTCTGGTGTTCTTTGCTGGTACGCAGGATTATTATCTGCGTGCTCTGGATGCGAAAACAGGTAAGGAAGTGTGGAAAGCGCGTCTGCCGGTGGGTTCGGTGGCTGCCCCGCTGATTTATGTTTCGCCGAAAACAGGTAAGGAATAT
- a CDS encoding acetyl-CoA C-acetyltransferase, translating to MEHAVIVSAARTPVGSFNGSLASVGTVDLGRLVIAESISRAGVDAGLVDEVVMGNVLQAGLGQNPARQAALAAGLNDTVPAYTVNKVCGSGLKTVALAAQAIAAKDAEVVIAGGMENMSRAPYLLDSGARWGFRMGNQQVIDTMVHDGLTCATNHYHMGITAENIAQKYQISRQEQDGLALRSQQLAAQAVAAGVFDAEIVPVTIKSRKGEVVFARDEYPRAEATAEGLAKLKPAFRADGTVTAGNSSGINDGAAAVMVMAESKARELGLQPLARIRSYASAGVDPALMGLGPVPATQKALQKAGLSLADIDLIEANEAFAAQFLGVGRELNFDMDKTNVHGGAIALGHPIGASGTRILVSLLYGLRKRDVQLGLATLCIGGGQGIAMIVERM from the coding sequence ATGGAACATGCGGTAATTGTTAGTGCAGCGCGTACACCAGTAGGCAGTTTCAATGGTTCGCTGGCCAGTGTGGGTACGGTGGATTTAGGCAGATTAGTGATTGCAGAATCGATTAGTCGTGCCGGTGTCGATGCGGGGCTGGTTGATGAAGTTGTGATGGGTAACGTGTTGCAGGCAGGGCTGGGACAAAATCCGGCACGGCAGGCAGCACTGGCAGCTGGGCTGAATGATACGGTACCGGCTTATACGGTAAATAAAGTATGCGGTTCTGGTCTGAAAACGGTGGCTTTGGCGGCACAGGCTATTGCAGCTAAAGATGCAGAAGTGGTTATTGCGGGTGGTATGGAAAATATGAGCCGTGCACCGTATCTGCTGGACAGTGGAGCACGCTGGGGCTTTCGTATGGGCAATCAGCAGGTAATTGATACGATGGTTCATGATGGTCTGACTTGTGCGACCAATCATTATCATATGGGTATTACTGCTGAAAATATTGCACAAAAATATCAGATTAGCCGGCAGGAGCAGGACGGGCTGGCTTTACGTTCGCAGCAGCTGGCGGCACAGGCTGTGGCTGCTGGTGTGTTCGACGCTGAAATTGTGCCGGTGACGATTAAGTCGCGTAAGGGTGAAGTGGTGTTTGCTCGTGATGAGTATCCGCGTGCAGAAGCTACCGCTGAGGGGCTGGCTAAGTTAAAACCGGCTTTCCGCGCCGATGGTACGGTGACGGCGGGTAATTCATCTGGTATTAATGATGGTGCGGCAGCAGTGATGGTGATGGCGGAAAGTAAAGCCAGAGAGCTGGGTTTGCAACCGCTAGCGCGTATTCGTAGCTATGCCAGTGCCGGTGTTGATCCTGCGCTGATGGGGCTTGGGCCAGTGCCGGCGACTCAGAAAGCTTTACAGAAAGCTGGTCTGTCTCTGGCAGATATTGATCTGATCGAGGCTAATGAGGCTTTTGCTGCGCAGTTTCTCGGGGTTGGGCGTGAGTTGAACTTTGATATGGATAAAACCAATGTTCATGGTGGGGCAATTGCGCTTGGTCACCCGATTGGTGCCAGTGGTACACGTATCCTGGTAAGCCTGCTGTATGGTTTGCGTAAACGTGATGTACAGCTAGGTTTGGCTACGCTGTGTATTGGCGGCGGTCAGGGTATTGCCATGATAGTGGAACGGATGTGA
- a CDS encoding GFA family protein: MANHTASCLCGKITFSLELEDYSMSACHCHTCRQWNAGPLMTIMHTGKIHFHNKELITHYQSSEWAERAFCSECGTHLYYRLKHSGLYYIAAWIFKPPLPLDFNLQVYIDNKPDCYTFANQTQNMTEADILQMIEDKN; the protein is encoded by the coding sequence ATGGCAAATCACACTGCCTCATGTTTGTGTGGAAAAATTACTTTTTCCCTTGAACTGGAAGATTATTCCATGAGTGCCTGCCACTGCCATACCTGCCGCCAATGGAATGCTGGTCCATTAATGACCATCATGCATACTGGCAAAATTCACTTTCACAACAAAGAGCTGATTACTCATTATCAATCATCAGAATGGGCAGAACGGGCATTCTGTTCAGAATGCGGCACCCATCTTTACTACCGATTAAAACACAGCGGCCTATATTACATAGCTGCATGGATTTTCAAACCACCCCTGCCACTGGACTTCAACCTACAAGTGTATATAGACAACAAACCCGACTGCTACACCTTCGCCAATCAAACCCAAAACATGACAGAAGCCGACATTCTGCAAATGATTGAAGATAAAAACTAA
- a CDS encoding 3-oxoacid CoA-transferase subunit B: protein MNAKELIARRIALEFNDGDVVNLGIGLPTQVANYVPEDVHITLQSENGFLGLAAFNPDEANPNMVNAGGQPCGIAAGGCTFDSAFSFALIRGGHVDACVLGGLEVDQEASLANWMVPGKMVPGMGGAMDLVTGARRVIIGMEHCTKNGESKILKKCSLPLTAKNKVNLIVTELAVFAFDDGQLVLQEHAPGVDLETIKAKTQAEFMVAENFCEMTISQRGL, encoded by the coding sequence ATGAATGCAAAAGAGCTGATTGCACGCAGAATTGCGCTGGAATTTAATGACGGTGATGTGGTGAATCTTGGGATTGGTCTGCCGACACAGGTGGCCAATTATGTGCCGGAAGATGTTCATATTACCTTACAGTCTGAAAATGGTTTTCTGGGTCTGGCAGCATTTAATCCAGATGAAGCCAATCCGAATATGGTGAATGCTGGGGGGCAGCCGTGTGGTATTGCAGCTGGTGGCTGTACTTTTGATAGTGCGTTTTCATTTGCGCTGATTCGCGGCGGCCATGTGGATGCCTGTGTGCTGGGTGGTCTGGAAGTGGATCAGGAAGCCAGTCTGGCCAATTGGATGGTACCTGGCAAAATGGTGCCGGGCATGGGAGGAGCGATGGATTTGGTTACCGGAGCTCGTCGTGTGATTATCGGTATGGAACACTGCACGAAAAACGGTGAATCGAAGATTCTGAAAAAATGTAGTCTGCCGCTGACAGCTAAAAACAAGGTAAATCTGATTGTTACTGAGCTGGCGGTGTTTGCTTTTGACGATGGGCAGCTGGTGTTGCAGGAGCATGCGCCGGGCGTTGATTTGGAAACGATTAAGGCCAAAACACAGGCTGAATTTATGGTTGCAGAAAATTTCTGCGAAATGACAATCAGCCAGCGAGGTCTGTAA
- a CDS encoding phosphoglycerate kinase, translated as MLFKKLADQNVSGKTVVIRVDMNVPVKDGVIADDTRIRASLASIRFCLQQGAAVVVLTHLGRPKAGAPKPEDSVAPVAQRLGELLRQEVRVVEDWREHKPQLQAGEVVMLPNVRLNVGEKENDSALAAAYAALGDVYVNDAFGTAHRAEASTVAVAAVAGMACAGMLLTAELDALSQALQNPQTPVVAIVGGSKVSTKLTILESLADKVDHLIVGGGIANTFLLAQGLPVGQSLAESELVNSARQILDKIAAKGGDIPLPTDVVVAKRFAADAPAEIKNVADVAADDMILDIGPQSAQRLAQMLKSARTIVWNGPVGVFEFASFAHGTEVLAEAIAASEAFSIAGGGDTLAAIAQFGVKDDISYISTGGGAFLEFLEGKTLPAVAALTARV; from the coding sequence ATGTTGTTTAAAAAGTTGGCTGACCAGAATGTGTCGGGCAAGACTGTTGTTATTCGGGTGGATATGAATGTGCCGGTAAAGGATGGTGTGATTGCAGATGATACGCGCATTCGTGCTTCGCTGGCTTCAATCCGTTTTTGTTTGCAGCAAGGGGCTGCTGTGGTGGTATTGACGCATCTGGGGCGTCCGAAAGCTGGAGCACCGAAGCCGGAAGACAGTGTGGCGCCGGTAGCACAACGTCTAGGCGAGCTGCTGAGGCAAGAAGTCAGGGTAGTGGAAGATTGGCGTGAGCATAAACCACAGTTACAGGCGGGAGAGGTGGTGATGCTGCCTAATGTGCGCCTGAATGTTGGTGAAAAAGAAAATGACTCAGCTCTGGCTGCGGCTTATGCTGCGCTGGGTGATGTGTATGTAAATGATGCGTTTGGGACGGCACACCGAGCTGAAGCTTCTACTGTAGCGGTAGCCGCGGTGGCGGGTATGGCCTGTGCTGGTATGCTGTTGACTGCTGAGCTAGATGCGCTGTCACAAGCGTTGCAAAATCCCCAAACACCGGTTGTTGCGATTGTGGGTGGCAGTAAGGTATCGACTAAACTGACGATTCTGGAGAGTTTGGCTGATAAAGTGGACCATTTGATTGTTGGCGGTGGGATTGCCAATACTTTTTTGCTGGCACAAGGCTTGCCAGTGGGACAGTCGCTGGCGGAATCGGAGCTAGTAAACAGTGCGCGGCAGATTCTGGACAAAATTGCGGCTAAGGGCGGGGATATTCCGCTACCCACTGATGTTGTAGTGGCAAAACGCTTTGCGGCAGATGCGCCGGCTGAAATCAAAAATGTGGCAGATGTGGCGGCGGATGATATGATTTTGGATATTGGCCCGCAGTCGGCACAAAGGCTGGCACAGATGCTCAAATCGGCCAGAACAATTGTTTGGAACGGCCCAGTAGGGGTGTTTGAGTTTGCTTCGTTTGCGCATGGTACTGAGGTCCTGGCTGAGGCAATTGCGGCTAGTGAAGCTTTTTCAATTGCCGGTGGCGGCGATACGCTGGCGGCGATTGCTCAGTTTGGTGTCAAGGATGATATTAGTTATATCAGTACTGGTGGTGGTGCATTTTTGGAGTTTTTGGAGGGTAAGACTTTGCCAGCTGTGGCTGCGTTAACTGCCCGTGTGTAG